One Chordicoccus furentiruminis DNA window includes the following coding sequences:
- a CDS encoding VOC family protein, giving the protein MRITGLNHITINVTDLEASLRFYTDVLELQELNEIDMGDHTLTYFELPQHVRLELLNFCEKGPVIRHRENAVGIYRHFCLETDDLEELAERCRNSHVIISKEPSYVEKLGCSTMLLIDPNGVEIEAIQR; this is encoded by the coding sequence ATGAGAATCACAGGACTGAATCACATTACAATCAATGTCACGGATCTGGAAGCTTCTCTGCGTTTTTACACTGATGTGCTGGAGTTGCAAGAACTGAATGAGATCGATATGGGAGACCATACACTGACTTATTTTGAACTGCCCCAGCATGTCAGATTGGAACTGTTGAATTTCTGTGAAAAAGGACCGGTCATCAGACACAGAGAAAATGCAGTCGGAATCTATCGGCATTTCTGCCTTGAAACGGATGATTTAGAGGAACTGGCTGAACGGTGCAGAAACAGCCATGTCATCATCAGCAAGGAACCTTCTTATGTTGAGAAGCTCGGATGCAGTACCATGCTGCTGATTGATCCGAACGGAGTGGAGATCGAAGCGATACAGAGGTGA